AGCCCGACAGGGTGGTAATAGGAGTTGAGGATGAATCAGTAGGCTCGGTTCTAAGGGAGCTTTACTCTCCCTTTATGAGGTCTGCCGACAGGACGATAGTGGTTTCCATCCGATCTTCCGAAATGTCAAAGTACGCTTCAAACGCGATGCTTGCCACAAGGATATCGTTTATGAACGATATAGCTAACCTGTGCGAACTTCTGGGTGCGAACGTGTCCGAGGTGCGCTCGGTGGTGGGTTCTGATGCGAGGATAGGCAGATATTATCTCTATCCGGGAATCGGGTACGGGGGGTCGTGTTTCCCAAAGGACGTAAAAGCTCTTGAGAAAATGGCGCACGGTGTAGGCTATGAATCTAGGGTTGTAGCCGCGGTTGACCGCGTGAATGCCGCCCAGAGGGGGAGATTCTTCGATAAAATAGCCGGTTTTTTTTCTGATCTTGGAGGAAAAAGAGTTGCCGTGTGGGGAATTTCGTTTAAGCCCAACACGGATGATATAAGAGAGGCCCCATCACTTTACGTGATAGAAAGGCTTCTTGATGCGGGATGTTCTGTTGCCGTCCACGACCCCGCCGCCATGGAAAACGCGAGAACCGTATTAGGAGACAGCGTGGATTATTTCGAATCCTACTATGATGCCTGCAGGGGGGCGGACGCCCTTGTGATTCACACCGAGTGGAGTCAGTACAGACAGCCGAATTTCGAGATGATAAAGGAGCTGATGAAGACCCCTGTGATATTTGATGGAAGAAATATCTATGATCACATGAAACTTGAGGCCATGGATATCAAGTATTTCGGAATCGGCAGGTAATGAGAATAGACTGGGAGCGGTCTTTACCATCATGAATATAATCGTTTCGGGTTGCGCAGGATTTATAGGCGCCAAAGTGTGCGAGCTTCTTCTTGAGCGTGGAGATCTGGTTTTCGGGCTCGACAACATGTCCGATGCTTATGACGTGAGACTCAAGCATCACAGGCTTGAAACTCTCAGAAAGTTTGAAAGATTCAGTTTTTTCGAATGCGACATATCGGACAATCCCAAACTTCTTTCTGTGTGCGAGGAAATAAAGACTTTTTGCGGGGGCGGCCGAATTGGCTGCGTTATTAACCTCGCGGCCCGTGCCGGAGTTCGCCAGAGCATTGAGAATCCCTGGATATATTACTCTACCAACGTGACTGGAACCCTTAATCTCCTTGAGTTCTGCCGCTCAGAAGGAATAGGCAAGTTCGTGCTCGCTTCGACTTCAAGCGTTTACGGGGAAAACGAAATCCCCTTCAAGGAGGATATGAAGACCGATTATCAGCTTTCTCAATACGCATCCTCGAAGAAATCGGCCGAAGGCCTTTGCTCGGTTTACAACTCTCTTTACGGAATAGATATCTCGGTGCTTCGCTACTTTACGGTTTACGGTCCCGCAGGAAGACCAGACATGAGCGTTTTTCGGTTCATAAAGTGGATAAATGAGGGAGAGGAAATAGTAATACTCGGCGACGGAGAACAGAAAAGGGACTTTACCTACGTTGACGATATTGCGGCGGGTACTGTCTTGGCGATAAAGAATTTGGGCTTTGAGATAATAAACCTCGGAAGCGCGGAATCTATCTCCCTAAACGAAATCATAGACGTAATAGAACGCAGGACCGGCAAAAAAGCTAAAATTACTTGCAGCGCCCCGCATCCTTCCGATATCAGGGTTACCTTGGCAAGTATAGACAAGGCGAAAAAGATTTTAGGCTGGGAGCCTTGCTTTGATATTGAGGCCGGTATTGAAAACTCGCTTAGGTGGTATAATGCCAACGAGGCTCTTGTACGGAGTATAGAAGTTTGATACGCTGCAGTGGCCTTGGGGAATGGTTTACATCGGTATTGACAGATTCCATAGACTTTTTATAAGATTTAGACAGATTTTGTGGAACAACTATTTTCATGGCTAAATCTCTTGTCATAGTCGAATCTCCTTCAAAGGCGAGAACAATAAAGAAGTATCTCGGCCGGGATTTCCGCGTGGAAGCCTCTTCGGGACATCTCGTAGATCTTCCGAGCAGCAGTCTCGGGGTGGATATCCAAAACGATTTCAAGCCCAAATATACGGTCATAAAGGGCAAAACCAAGTATCTTGAGAATCTGAAAAAAGCGTCGCGGGACGCGGAAAAAGTGTATCTTGCCTCCGACCCGGACAGAGAAGGGGAAGCGATTGCGTGGCACATCGCAAACCGCCTTAATCTCTGGGACAAGGTCCACAGGGTTCTTATACACGAAATAACGGAAGTGGGCGTAAGGGAATCAATGAGTAGACCCCTTGCTATTAACACAGACCGCTTTGAATCTCAGCAGGCGAGAAGAATTCTTGACAGAATCGTCGGCTACAAGGTGAGTCCTGTTCTTTGGAAGAAGGTTAAAAAGGGACTGAGCGCCGGAAGGGTGCAGAGCGTTGCTCTCAGATTCGTCGTTGACAGGGAAAGGGAGATTCAGAATTTCAAGCCACGGGAATACTGGACCCTTGACGCGCTTGTTAAGAGGATTGTGGATCCCGATGCGGATGCCTTTACGGCTTCGCTCCATATGTTCCGGGGGAAAAAAGCCAAGATTGAAAATGCTCAGCAGTCAGAAGAAATAGTTTCTGCGCTTTCAGGAAAGGATTTTGCCGTAGGGAAGATCGAAAGGAAAGAACGTAAAAGAAACCCTCTTCCCCCTTTCATAACAAGCACCCTTCAGCAGGATTCCTCGAAAAAATACCGCTTCTCTGTGAAAAAAACTATGCTGGTTGCCCAAGGGCTCTACGAGGGGGTTGAACTTGGAAGTAAGGGGCCCGTAGGACTTATAACTTACATGAGGACCGATTCGGTGAGGGCTTCTGATAACGCCATAGCAGAAGCAAGGGGATTCATATCCGAGAATTACGGAGGGGGTTACGTGCCGAGGCGTCCGAACACTTTTAAGATAAAAAAATCTGCACAGGACGCCCATGAATGCATAAGGCCCACTTTTCCCTCAAGGCGTCCGGAAGACCTAAAGAAGTTTCTCACAGAAGACCAGTACAAGCTTTATTCCCTTATATGGAAAAGGTTCATTGCTTCGCAGATGTCTCCGGCTGTGTACGACCAGACTCGTGTTGACATCACAGCGGGTGAAGCCGTTTTTAGGGCCACTGGCAACGTGATGAAGTTTCCGGGTTTTACAGCCGCCTACGAGGAGGCAACTGAAAAAGAAGAAACCAGCGATACTGATAAGAACTCGAAAAGAGACCAGAACAAACGGCTTCCCGAGCTTTCTGAAAAAGATATTCTTTCTCTTTTGAAGCTTGACCCCAAGCAGCATTTCACTCAGCCGCCGCCCAGGTATTCGGAGAGTTCGCTCGTGAAGGAGCTTGAGGAAA
The nucleotide sequence above comes from Candidatus Dadabacteria bacterium. Encoded proteins:
- a CDS encoding UDP-glucose/GDP-mannose dehydrogenase family protein — its product is MKIAVIGTGYVGLVTGACLAGSGNSVECVDIDESKIESLRRAEVPFFEPGLDEMVRTNIDEGRLSFTTDIASAVRESFLVFIAVGTPQAQDGEADISSVLEVARSIGSNLNGYKIVVTKSTVPVGTTEKVRDTIKSLTDQEFGVASNPEFLKEGAAIEDFLKPDRVVIGVEDESVGSVLRELYSPFMRSADRTIVVSIRSSEMSKYASNAMLATRISFMNDIANLCELLGANVSEVRSVVGSDARIGRYYLYPGIGYGGSCFPKDVKALEKMAHGVGYESRVVAAVDRVNAAQRGRFFDKIAGFFSDLGGKRVAVWGISFKPNTDDIREAPSLYVIERLLDAGCSVAVHDPAAMENARTVLGDSVDYFESYYDACRGADALVIHTEWSQYRQPNFEMIKELMKTPVIFDGRNIYDHMKLEAMDIKYFGIGR
- a CDS encoding NAD-dependent epimerase/dehydratase family protein — its product is MMNIIVSGCAGFIGAKVCELLLERGDLVFGLDNMSDAYDVRLKHHRLETLRKFERFSFFECDISDNPKLLSVCEEIKTFCGGGRIGCVINLAARAGVRQSIENPWIYYSTNVTGTLNLLEFCRSEGIGKFVLASTSSVYGENEIPFKEDMKTDYQLSQYASSKKSAEGLCSVYNSLYGIDISVLRYFTVYGPAGRPDMSVFRFIKWINEGEEIVILGDGEQKRDFTYVDDIAAGTVLAIKNLGFEIINLGSAESISLNEIIDVIERRTGKKAKITCSAPHPSDIRVTLASIDKAKKILGWEPCFDIEAGIENSLRWYNANEALVRSIEV
- the topA gene encoding type I DNA topoisomerase; this encodes MAKSLVIVESPSKARTIKKYLGRDFRVEASSGHLVDLPSSSLGVDIQNDFKPKYTVIKGKTKYLENLKKASRDAEKVYLASDPDREGEAIAWHIANRLNLWDKVHRVLIHEITEVGVRESMSRPLAINTDRFESQQARRILDRIVGYKVSPVLWKKVKKGLSAGRVQSVALRFVVDREREIQNFKPREYWTLDALVKRIVDPDADAFTASLHMFRGKKAKIENAQQSEEIVSALSGKDFAVGKIERKERKRNPLPPFITSTLQQDSSKKYRFSVKKTMLVAQGLYEGVELGSKGPVGLITYMRTDSVRASDNAIAEARGFISENYGGGYVPRRPNTFKIKKSAQDAHECIRPTFPSRRPEDLKKFLTEDQYKLYSLIWKRFIASQMSPAVYDQTRVDITAGEAVFRATGNVMKFPGFTAAYEEATEKEETSDTDKNSKRDQNKRLPELSEKDILSLLKLDPKQHFTQPPPRYSESSLVKELEEKGIGRPSTYASILSTIQDRGYAERQKARFVPTPLGFSVNDFLVEGFPGIMNEEFTARMESDLDRVEEGEVHWVELLRGFYDGFSKSVTRAEEEIEGRKLEIPTDIECDKCGSSMVIREGRYGQFLSCSRYPECKNAKDFIRAEDGEIIVGKKTDPEICDDIECDKCGAPMAIKEGRYGQFLSCSRYPDCKNPKEFTRQDGRIVIKQKEPPEVREDIKCEKCGKPMVVRRSSRGRFLGCSGYPKCKSTLNLDKDGNIVRKATKAEKV